The following proteins come from a genomic window of Maridesulfovibrio zosterae DSM 11974:
- a CDS encoding DegT/DnrJ/EryC1/StrS family aminotransferase, translating to MSIPFADLKKQYCTLQPEIDTAMKQVIEKSAFINGPFAAVFEEEFARFCSAKFCIGVGNGTDALFIALKGLGVGAGDEVLVPAMTFIATGEAVTMAGAKPIFVDVDPATGTMSVEDLRRKISPTSKAVITVHLYGHPADMNAIDPIAREKGLYVVQDAAQAHGATIDGRPLSKFGDCVCYSFYPGKNLGAYGDAGAVVTDNADLAEYIRKFANHGRNDKYDHQFEGVNSRLDGLQAAILSVKLKYLDQWTAQRRAIAAIYKRELTGLKGLILPKSHSWAGHVYHLYVVRCANRYSLQEFLSDNKIATGIHYPVALPFMEAYAYYRHVHTDFPVAYAMQESVFSLPMYPEMTEDQVMQVCRAIKTFCDKY from the coding sequence ATGTCTATACCTTTTGCAGATTTAAAAAAGCAGTATTGCACGTTGCAGCCGGAAATTGATACGGCTATGAAGCAGGTAATAGAGAAAAGTGCTTTTATCAACGGTCCATTTGCAGCTGTATTTGAAGAAGAATTTGCCCGGTTTTGCTCAGCAAAGTTCTGTATAGGGGTGGGCAACGGGACAGATGCTCTCTTCATTGCTTTGAAAGGATTAGGGGTCGGAGCTGGAGATGAAGTCCTTGTCCCGGCAATGACTTTCATCGCCACAGGAGAAGCTGTGACAATGGCTGGAGCAAAACCAATTTTCGTTGATGTTGATCCGGCAACAGGAACTATGAGCGTAGAAGACCTACGTAGAAAGATTAGTCCAACCTCAAAAGCAGTAATCACGGTACATCTTTATGGTCACCCTGCAGATATGAACGCCATTGATCCTATTGCCCGTGAAAAGGGTCTGTATGTAGTCCAGGACGCAGCTCAGGCTCACGGTGCAACGATTGACGGGCGTCCGCTTTCTAAATTTGGGGATTGTGTCTGTTACAGTTTTTATCCCGGGAAAAACCTCGGAGCTTACGGGGATGCCGGGGCAGTTGTAACCGACAATGCAGATTTAGCCGAATACATTCGTAAGTTTGCCAATCATGGACGTAACGATAAATACGATCATCAGTTCGAGGGGGTGAATTCACGTCTAGATGGCTTACAGGCTGCAATTCTTTCTGTTAAACTCAAGTATCTGGACCAATGGACAGCGCAACGTCGTGCCATTGCCGCAATATATAAACGTGAATTGACTGGACTCAAAGGACTTATCCTGCCCAAAAGCCATAGCTGGGCGGGCCACGTATATCATCTGTACGTAGTGCGCTGCGCTAACCGCTATTCTTTACAAGAATTTCTTTCTGACAATAAAATTGCAACAGGAATCCATTACCCCGTGGCTCTCCCGTTTATGGAAGCATACGCTTATTATCGCCATGTACACACTGATTTTCCTGTTGCTTACGCAATGCAGGAGTCTGTCTTCTCTCTGCCTATGTATCCGGAAATGACGGAGGACCAGGTCATGCAAGTTTGCAGGGCCATAAAAACTTTTTGTGATAAATATTAA
- a CDS encoding Gfo/Idh/MocA family protein gives MQNFALMGCGRIAQRYAQILAEKQVQGASIVAVCDIKKERAKKLGEKYHLPWYTDAHKMMSEMKDLVNIIAILTESGLHARHTTEMAQYGKHIVVEKPMALKLEDADSMIYICDQAKIKLFVVKQNRLNYPVIKMREALDAERFGKIVMGTVRVRWCRPQAYYDQDTWRGTWAMDGGVFANQASHHVDLLEWMLGDPVSVYAKSRTALVDIEVEDTGVAIITFASGAIGIVEATNATRPKDLEGSISILGEKGSVEIGGFAVNEMKVWNFETPVAGDEEALTRYKTNPPDVYGFGHLSYLEHVVNCIEQGSPSLVDGLEGRKSLELINAIYESIETGREVKLRFQPKHCKLGDVNDG, from the coding sequence GTGCAGAATTTTGCTTTAATGGGATGTGGACGCATTGCGCAACGTTACGCTCAAATCCTCGCAGAAAAACAGGTGCAAGGAGCCAGCATTGTTGCCGTATGTGATATCAAAAAAGAACGCGCCAAAAAACTTGGCGAAAAATATCATTTGCCATGGTATACCGACGCTCATAAAATGATGTCTGAAATGAAAGATCTAGTTAATATCATTGCCATTCTAACAGAAAGTGGGTTGCATGCCAGACACACGACTGAAATGGCTCAATACGGCAAACATATTGTCGTTGAAAAACCAATGGCGCTAAAGCTTGAAGATGCGGACTCCATGATATATATCTGTGACCAAGCTAAAATAAAATTATTTGTTGTAAAACAGAATCGCCTTAACTATCCGGTTATCAAGATGCGCGAAGCTCTTGACGCTGAGCGTTTCGGAAAAATCGTTATGGGAACGGTTAGAGTTCGATGGTGCCGCCCCCAGGCTTACTATGATCAGGATACATGGAGGGGCACTTGGGCCATGGACGGAGGCGTTTTCGCCAATCAGGCAAGCCATCATGTTGACCTGTTAGAATGGATGCTCGGCGACCCTGTTTCGGTTTATGCCAAAAGTCGTACCGCACTTGTAGACATTGAAGTCGAAGACACCGGAGTAGCAATCATTACATTTGCCAGTGGTGCTATTGGAATTGTTGAAGCTACAAACGCGACCCGCCCAAAAGATCTTGAGGGATCAATTTCAATCCTAGGGGAGAAAGGCTCTGTTGAGATAGGCGGGTTCGCAGTTAACGAGATGAAAGTTTGGAATTTTGAAACACCAGTCGCGGGAGATGAAGAAGCCCTTACCCGCTACAAGACAAATCCTCCTGATGTATATGGATTTGGACATCTTTCCTACCTTGAGCACGTTGTAAATTGCATCGAACAGGGGAGTCCCTCTCTTGTAGATGGACTTGAAGGGCGGAAGTCTTTGGAGCTGATTAATGCAATTTACGAATCCATTGAAACGGGGAGAGAAGTCAAGCTCCGTTTTCAACCAAAACACTGCAAACTTGGGGATGTTAATGACGGTTGA
- a CDS encoding TIGR00180 family glycosyltransferase codes for MASNKLAYDGGKKDSLNDLVTIITPTINRPEFISRFLYYYSSIGFTGDILIGDSSDENRRVEVLDAVKKYEKKVSVKYAHYPSSAYPHSGSCVKALNENIKTPYAIYCGDDDFLVPDGIAQCVDFLEKNKDFIAACGKRIVYQLDREGPSGKVVAMATRNSPDLTGETSLERLNTYIVSGRSTQYSIFRSEAWVKMYKDADAMPSRYLGEEFYPCCISLISGKIEMLDVFLVLFQQNMKPIFNWNNTALFSLVNSPEWAPSVKKGNEVLIDTLLAHSAFNRDQASQFIVMALWQHVLLILNGQFNALSQGKALRSGLDLVEGKKILDEFMMDSNFLSILKPALKALAGLR; via the coding sequence ATGGCTTCTAATAAATTAGCATATGATGGTGGTAAAAAGGATTCTTTGAACGATCTAGTTACAATAATTACTCCGACCATTAACAGGCCGGAATTCATATCTCGCTTTTTATATTACTATAGTAGTATCGGGTTTACAGGGGATATCCTTATTGGTGATTCAAGTGATGAAAATCGTCGTGTTGAAGTATTAGATGCAGTAAAAAAATATGAAAAGAAAGTATCTGTTAAATATGCTCATTATCCCTCTTCAGCTTATCCTCATAGTGGATCTTGCGTAAAAGCTTTGAATGAGAATATTAAAACTCCTTACGCCATTTACTGTGGAGATGATGATTTCTTGGTTCCTGACGGAATCGCTCAGTGTGTAGATTTCTTAGAAAAAAATAAAGATTTCATTGCTGCTTGTGGTAAGAGAATCGTTTACCAGCTTGATAGGGAGGGGCCAAGTGGAAAGGTGGTTGCAATGGCGACCCGTAACTCTCCTGATCTAACGGGTGAGACTTCGCTTGAAAGGCTTAATACTTATATTGTTAGTGGCAGAAGCACACAGTACAGTATTTTCAGGTCTGAGGCATGGGTGAAGATGTACAAGGATGCTGATGCTATGCCTAGCCGATACCTTGGTGAGGAATTTTATCCGTGTTGCATCTCATTGATATCTGGAAAGATTGAAATGCTTGATGTCTTTTTAGTTCTGTTTCAGCAGAATATGAAACCCATTTTTAATTGGAATAATACAGCGCTTTTTTCTCTGGTTAACAGTCCGGAATGGGCTCCTTCAGTGAAAAAAGGCAATGAAGTATTGATTGATACTCTTCTCGCTCATTCAGCTTTTAATAGAGATCAAGCATCTCAATTCATTGTGATGGCGCTTTGGCAGCATGTTTTATTAATTTTGAATGGGCAGTTTAATGCTCTTTCCCAAGGTAAGGCGTTACGTTCAGGGCTGGATCTTGTTGAAGGTAAAAAGATACTTGATGAGTTTATGATGGATAGTAACTTTCTTAGCATATTGAAGCCAGCTTTAAAGGCTTTAGCCGGATTGCGTTAA
- a CDS encoding response regulator — protein MKTILIIDDDPKMLDLLKHYLRDEQLEVLTASDGEEGLLMRKSNNVDLVIIDIFMPNMDGIQTIMEMKQEYIDIKILVISGGGEFTGLEYIKQAKALGASEALVKPFTQKDFLSTVQNMLL, from the coding sequence ATGAAAACAATACTAATTATAGACGATGATCCCAAAATGCTTGATTTACTCAAGCACTATCTTCGGGATGAGCAATTAGAGGTTCTAACCGCTTCTGATGGTGAAGAAGGACTTCTTATGCGTAAATCCAATAATGTTGATTTAGTAATTATTGATATATTCATGCCCAATATGGATGGGATTCAGACTATCATGGAAATGAAACAAGAATATATAGATATTAAAATTCTTGTTATATCAGGCGGCGGAGAATTTACGGGACTTGAATATATCAAACAGGCTAAAGCATTAGGAGCCAGTGAAGCTCTCGTTAAACCGTTCACTCAAAAAGATTTCCTTTCAACTGTTCAGAACATGCTTTTATAG
- a CDS encoding glycosyltransferase: MIDILYITFNRIAYTKITLPALIENAGTDFSLTIMDNGSTDGTVEYLQEIQEKYKKTIRKILFNSKNIGISMPTNVFWRTAKGEFVGKVDNDTLVPKNWLSRLLEAHQKSDKIGVVGGFHFDMAYVDEKELERRVVSLDGISLIPDAFIGGCCYLLRKSVQEKHGYLDVHPTRKTFGWTEYQRAIARSGYCNGYLYPLLNVEHFDDPVSKYNLAYTKHIDTSKISMGDKGIFNREEQLKWYIKDAKRVERGTSLTEMGIPLNLSVNSLGK; this comes from the coding sequence ATGATAGATATTCTTTATATAACATTCAATAGGATTGCATATACAAAAATAACTCTTCCCGCACTTATAGAAAATGCCGGAACAGATTTTTCCTTAACTATTATGGACAATGGCTCAACTGACGGGACTGTTGAATACTTGCAAGAGATACAGGAAAAATACAAAAAGACCATACGTAAAATACTATTCAATTCAAAAAATATTGGTATTTCCATGCCCACTAATGTTTTTTGGAGGACGGCCAAAGGAGAATTTGTAGGAAAAGTCGACAATGACACCTTAGTTCCTAAAAACTGGCTGAGCAGATTACTTGAAGCACATCAAAAATCTGATAAGATAGGTGTTGTCGGAGGGTTTCATTTCGACATGGCGTACGTAGACGAAAAAGAGCTTGAACGTCGAGTGGTGTCTCTTGATGGTATTTCTTTGATTCCCGATGCGTTTATTGGTGGCTGTTGTTATTTGCTTCGCAAAAGTGTTCAGGAAAAACATGGTTATCTGGATGTTCACCCGACACGGAAGACTTTCGGATGGACTGAGTATCAAAGGGCAATAGCACGAAGCGGGTATTGTAACGGTTATCTATATCCTTTACTAAATGTAGAACATTTTGATGACCCGGTGAGCAAATACAATTTAGCATATACCAAGCATATCGATACATCTAAAATCTCTATGGGGGATAAAGGCATTTTCAATAGAGAAGAGCAGCTCAAATGGTATATTAAGGATGCCAAAAGGGTAGAGAGGGGCACTTCCTTGACGGAGATGGGTATTCCGTTGAATTTGTCAGTAAATTCATTGGGAAAATAG
- a CDS encoding Hpt domain-containing protein: MKFEDNSGRFDLNAALERFSGDTELLYEAIAIFKEESVSHLKKVRRFLSEGNLQGVSEEAHTLKAECGAVGAVTAQFLSESIDKAAQTNDIAASNELYTKLEEEVQIAIDELPDIA; the protein is encoded by the coding sequence ATGAAATTCGAAGATAATTCTGGTCGCTTTGATCTGAATGCAGCCTTGGAAAGGTTTTCCGGTGACACGGAATTGTTGTACGAGGCTATTGCTATTTTTAAAGAGGAATCTGTCAGCCACCTCAAAAAAGTAAGGCGTTTCCTAAGTGAAGGTAATCTTCAAGGAGTTTCTGAAGAAGCTCATACGCTAAAAGCAGAATGCGGAGCAGTCGGAGCTGTTACAGCTCAATTTTTAAGTGAGTCTATTGATAAAGCTGCACAAACAAATGACATAGCTGCTTCCAACGAACTATACACCAAACTAGAAGAAGAAGTTCAAATTGCTATAGATGAACTTCCTGACATTGCATAA
- a CDS encoding LysE family translocator: MSIEFWGVYILTVFLASIIPGPSMILALTHGAKYGAHKAIATALGNCVASFLQAVVSIAGLGALLAASETGFMVVKYFGAAYLIWLGIGVLTSGEFNLDTSKIEKKDIPSSKRLFLQGFWVAAGNPKAIIFFSALFPQFISADKASACHFALLLGLLTVIAFACMMIYACGGARIKEILKGTTVSSCINKVLGTAFVGLGVSLACSNK, translated from the coding sequence GTGTCTATTGAATTCTGGGGCGTATATATTTTGACGGTTTTTCTGGCTTCTATAATCCCGGGGCCAAGTATGATTCTAGCTTTGACTCATGGAGCCAAGTATGGAGCACATAAAGCCATTGCCACTGCTTTAGGCAATTGCGTTGCCTCTTTCTTGCAAGCAGTGGTTTCCATTGCCGGGCTGGGGGCCCTTTTGGCTGCTTCTGAAACTGGTTTTATGGTGGTAAAGTATTTCGGGGCAGCGTATTTGATCTGGCTTGGGATAGGTGTCCTTACATCCGGTGAATTCAATCTAGATACCAGCAAAATAGAAAAAAAAGATATTCCTTCGTCAAAGAGACTCTTTCTGCAAGGGTTTTGGGTTGCAGCCGGTAATCCCAAAGCAATAATTTTCTTCAGTGCACTTTTCCCTCAGTTTATAAGCGCTGATAAGGCTTCAGCATGTCATTTTGCGCTTCTTCTAGGGCTACTGACAGTGATCGCATTTGCCTGCATGATGATTTATGCATGTGGGGGGGCTAGAATAAAGGAAATATTGAAGGGAACAACAGTAAGTAGTTGTATTAATAAGGTGTTGGGAACAGCTTTTGTAGGCTTAGGGGTGAGTCTGGCCTGCTCAAATAAGTAA
- a CDS encoding formyltransferase family protein: MTVDSGLKKVFFMGCKQVATECFQLLLNLHISGKVIIVGALSSPHKLDGADNVTSLCAEYKIPILSSLESFLDFKEVDILISVQFGEILKRVHLEKAREINVNLHMAPLPEYRGCNQFSHALLDGKDYFGTTLHVIDEQIDHGDILFEKRFPIPEGAWVEELYSLTVSESVSLFRESIKDLIVGKYTRTPQAELLDKRGTSLHLRREMEMLKLIDLTKGTEHIYSILRATSMPGFPPPFAELNGEKVYLVAERYALSPHRLLCCPDNNLS, translated from the coding sequence ATGACGGTTGATAGCGGGTTGAAAAAAGTATTTTTTATGGGCTGTAAACAAGTTGCAACAGAGTGTTTCCAATTACTGCTGAACCTCCATATATCAGGCAAAGTAATTATTGTAGGAGCATTGTCTAGCCCTCATAAACTTGACGGGGCGGATAATGTAACCTCTCTATGTGCTGAATACAAAATACCAATATTATCTTCACTTGAATCTTTTTTGGATTTTAAAGAGGTTGACATTTTAATCTCTGTTCAGTTCGGAGAGATTCTTAAACGAGTGCATCTGGAGAAAGCAAGAGAAATAAACGTCAATTTGCATATGGCTCCATTGCCTGAATATCGAGGATGTAATCAGTTTTCCCATGCTCTACTAGATGGAAAAGATTATTTTGGCACAACGCTGCATGTCATTGATGAACAAATTGATCATGGTGATATTCTTTTTGAAAAACGATTTCCTATACCTGAAGGAGCTTGGGTTGAAGAATTGTATTCATTGACAGTATCGGAGTCTGTCAGTCTCTTCCGCGAATCTATAAAAGATTTAATTGTCGGTAAATATACTAGGACTCCTCAAGCTGAACTGCTTGATAAGCGGGGGACATCTTTGCATCTTCGCCGGGAAATGGAAATGCTTAAACTGATTGACTTAACTAAAGGAACAGAACACATATATTCAATACTGAGAGCTACGAGTATGCCAGGATTTCCCCCTCCCTTCGCTGAATTGAATGGGGAAAAAGTATATTTAGTCGCAGAACGATATGCTCTAAGCCCTCATAGATTGTTATGTTGCCCAGATAATAATTTGAGCTAA
- a CDS encoding NAD-dependent epimerase/dehydratase family protein, which yields MIYLPLAAIVGAQDQIAAAYGGLNRIDFKKNKPKLVVFAAGLSGGIAFNQKTPASLIYDNLMAETNVIHSAYKNNIQKLLFLGFESGNKRILSDISKKHTPQASYEAAEKIKAAGINILPTLLWGCLKVILNPCRIISRWQ from the coding sequence ATGATATATCTACCCTTAGCTGCTATCGTTGGGGCACAGGATCAGATTGCAGCTGCCTATGGTGGGCTTAATAGGATAGACTTTAAAAAGAATAAGCCGAAACTGGTAGTATTTGCTGCAGGTCTTTCTGGTGGGATTGCTTTCAATCAGAAGACTCCGGCTTCGCTTATTTACGACAATTTGATGGCTGAGACTAATGTCATCCATTCCGCATACAAAAATAATATTCAAAAATTGCTTTTCCTTGGCTTTGAATCAGGTAATAAAAGAATTCTTTCAGATATAAGCAAGAAGCATACTCCACAGGCCTCATATGAAGCTGCAGAGAAAATTAAAGCCGCTGGGATTAATATTTTGCCAACTTTATTGTGGGGTTGCCTGAAGGTGATTTTGAATCCATGCAGGATAATCTCGCGATGGCAATGA
- a CDS encoding class I SAM-dependent methyltransferase, whose translation MDFSIVVLYRPDSPYWRCVEDIIYPLRDTLSAFGYSVEILKNKLSTDAVNIIFGLQDIPEFPLNTIPENSIIYNFEQIVKGSKALRPHYIESLCKLTVWDYSERNIDILKRNFKVTEVYHVPLRYTPQMTCLDENYPKDIDVLFYGYMNPRRQSIITELRERGVNAIAIEKVFGHERNFYIARSRLILNMHYYTPGIFEEVRIGFLLANKKTVVCERNEDTSVPAEFEESCIFTPYNSVVDTITKLLGNTEEIVKQGELGYSCFTKYRYDDVLAEAARKAVSSPSEVKSFPTLLNAGSGKDFKDEYLNIDINSAWAPDILLDLSAPINPEEIHKTRRFGNISLPEGHFEEIIANDVLEHVPDVICTMTNFLNLLHVGGRLIVQVPYDLSHGAWQDPTHVRAFNEMSFKYYTDWSWYCGWRDYRFFVKDLSYSPSDLGKKMYQQQKDLEPLLHTPRAIAGMTVTLEKCRSTQEEQKEYDLRHRTFYKQILD comes from the coding sequence ATGGATTTTAGCATCGTCGTCCTCTATCGCCCAGATTCACCCTACTGGAGATGTGTTGAAGATATTATTTATCCGTTACGGGACACTCTTTCTGCATTTGGATATTCCGTTGAAATTTTAAAAAACAAACTTTCGACTGATGCAGTTAATATTATTTTTGGATTGCAGGATATTCCAGAATTTCCGCTAAATACTATCCCTGAAAATTCAATTATTTATAATTTTGAGCAAATAGTTAAAGGAAGCAAAGCATTACGACCTCATTATATTGAATCCTTGTGCAAACTAACCGTGTGGGATTACAGTGAACGAAACATTGATATTCTAAAAAGAAATTTCAAAGTAACAGAAGTTTATCATGTGCCATTGAGATACACTCCTCAAATGACATGTTTGGATGAAAATTATCCAAAAGATATTGATGTCCTATTTTATGGTTATATGAACCCGAGGAGGCAGAGCATTATTACGGAACTCCGTGAGCGTGGGGTTAACGCTATAGCTATTGAAAAAGTATTCGGTCATGAACGAAATTTTTATATTGCTAGATCCAGATTAATCCTGAATATGCATTATTATACTCCTGGTATTTTTGAAGAAGTGCGTATCGGTTTTCTTTTAGCAAATAAAAAAACTGTTGTATGCGAGCGTAATGAAGACACATCGGTTCCAGCTGAGTTTGAAGAGTCCTGCATCTTTACCCCGTATAATTCAGTCGTGGATACCATCACAAAACTACTTGGTAATACTGAAGAAATAGTTAAACAGGGAGAACTTGGTTATTCATGTTTCACAAAATATCGTTATGATGATGTTCTCGCTGAGGCTGCCCGGAAAGCTGTTAGCAGCCCCTCAGAAGTGAAAAGTTTTCCCACTCTTCTGAATGCTGGTTCAGGAAAAGATTTCAAAGATGAATACCTGAATATCGACATTAATTCTGCATGGGCCCCTGATATTTTACTGGACCTGTCCGCTCCCATAAATCCAGAAGAAATTCACAAAACGCGCCGTTTTGGAAATATATCTTTACCAGAAGGCCATTTTGAAGAAATTATTGCCAATGATGTTTTAGAGCATGTTCCTGATGTCATTTGTACGATGACAAATTTTTTAAATTTATTGCACGTAGGGGGAAGGCTTATAGTACAGGTCCCTTACGATCTGTCGCACGGAGCGTGGCAGGACCCTACTCATGTTCGGGCTTTCAATGAAATGAGTTTTAAATATTACACGGACTGGTCTTGGTATTGTGGCTGGCGGGATTATCGTTTCTTTGTAAAGGACCTTTCTTACTCTCCGAGTGATTTAGGTAAAAAAATGTACCAGCAACAAAAAGATTTAGAACCACTGTTGCATACACCCAGAGCTATTGCTGGTATGACCGTGACACTGGAGAAATGTCGAAGTACACAAGAAGAACAAAAAGAATATGATCTCAGACATCGTACATTTTACAAGCAGATATTAGACTAA
- a CDS encoding glycosyltransferase family 2 protein, producing MIPPSYILTCSPGAYLPEPRVRDILDSIDTRLVIAAAGISARTSLMLNKLANETNKIDLFISEDQQDYTKVLEEALQKVVSLHPAGLTIIIDGRIELSEQLFPAIITEFEDNPECGFAVISQNSIEIPSPCSFVLDMLQKPFYPLFTILRNDLLQSQATILNEDLQFFALPELLLRLSSQTSIKILPPTCLQKTPVDSRRTRKENEQQVMDEENNVLEKYQKLFFERKFKQLSTKELAKTYQFHINQVMELLKKIKEGILESVEDYDRHIFRYCLLALFSGETENARQMMEISFSVVSERPALMRLYKLITLYFPLQPQPVSGPEKVSVIIALFNQGHYLEEAVTSVLRQTWTNWEIIIVNDGSTDNSYEIAKELVKRLNDSRIKLITQENKGMAGSRISGLKESDGDFVVALDSDDMIAPEYFAIAINLINNNSKAAWITPKTLVFGNNNHIAWGEEYSPINAIIGCPAPCSSLIRRKVLDQVGYFRTDLTNREDSELWLRLLEGGWTSITTKKPLFIYRHACQRAGIKTTPNLASKEEITSLHPWWFRRDLNLEMREKAFTAFPTQRFPDWFLNWKNINKLIPLFNDREKFIAAMEELKAAYPPITKPSRWNSDDDDCYLDIREVFFGVGSQTKEN from the coding sequence ATGATTCCTCCCTCATATATATTGACATGCTCACCTGGAGCATATCTTCCCGAGCCACGTGTTAGGGATATTCTCGACAGCATTGATACACGTCTGGTAATTGCAGCAGCAGGGATCTCTGCGCGAACCTCTTTAATGCTTAACAAGCTTGCAAATGAAACAAACAAAATCGATCTTTTTATTTCCGAAGATCAACAGGATTACACTAAAGTCCTTGAGGAAGCCTTACAAAAAGTAGTTTCCCTTCATCCTGCCGGGCTGACCATTATTATTGATGGTAGAATTGAACTTTCAGAGCAGCTCTTCCCGGCAATCATCACCGAATTTGAAGATAATCCCGAGTGCGGATTTGCTGTTATCAGCCAGAACTCCATAGAAATACCTTCTCCCTGCTCATTTGTTTTAGATATGCTGCAAAAACCTTTTTACCCGCTTTTTACTATTTTGCGAAATGATTTGCTTCAATCACAAGCAACCATCCTCAATGAAGATTTACAATTTTTTGCCTTGCCAGAATTATTACTCCGACTATCTTCACAAACATCAATAAAAATTCTGCCGCCAACGTGTCTGCAAAAAACACCTGTCGATTCTAGAAGAACTAGAAAAGAAAACGAACAACAGGTTATGGACGAAGAAAATAACGTCCTTGAAAAATATCAAAAGTTGTTTTTTGAGCGAAAATTCAAACAACTATCTACCAAGGAGTTGGCAAAAACTTATCAATTTCATATCAATCAGGTTATGGAACTTCTTAAAAAGATCAAAGAAGGAATTCTGGAATCAGTTGAAGATTATGATCGCCATATTTTCCGATATTGCTTGCTCGCCCTATTCTCAGGGGAAACAGAAAATGCACGCCAGATGATGGAAATAAGTTTCAGCGTTGTGAGTGAACGTCCCGCTTTGATGAGGCTTTACAAACTGATAACCCTATATTTTCCGTTACAGCCCCAACCTGTTTCAGGGCCGGAAAAAGTAAGCGTTATTATTGCATTATTTAATCAGGGACATTATCTTGAAGAGGCTGTAACTTCAGTTCTCCGGCAAACATGGACAAACTGGGAAATTATTATTGTCAATGACGGTTCAACAGACAACTCGTACGAAATAGCCAAAGAATTAGTAAAAAGATTGAATGACAGCAGGATTAAACTGATCACTCAGGAAAACAAAGGTATGGCAGGATCACGTATTAGTGGCTTAAAAGAAAGTGACGGAGATTTTGTAGTCGCTTTAGACTCAGACGACATGATTGCCCCAGAGTATTTTGCCATAGCAATAAACCTTATTAATAATAATTCAAAGGCTGCATGGATTACGCCGAAAACACTTGTTTTCGGAAATAACAACCACATCGCATGGGGAGAAGAATACTCACCAATTAACGCAATTATAGGTTGCCCAGCTCCTTGTTCGTCTTTAATACGACGAAAAGTATTAGATCAGGTCGGATATTTTCGTACTGACCTTACGAATAGAGAAGATTCGGAGTTATGGCTACGTCTGTTAGAAGGAGGCTGGACTTCTATAACTACAAAAAAGCCTCTTTTTATATATCGGCATGCCTGCCAACGCGCCGGAATTAAAACAACGCCTAACCTTGCGAGCAAAGAGGAGATTACATCTCTCCATCCTTGGTGGTTCCGCCGAGATCTGAACCTTGAAATGCGTGAAAAAGCATTCACAGCCTTCCCCACGCAGCGCTTTCCTGACTGGTTTTTAAACTGGAAAAATATCAATAAACTTATCCCCCTGTTTAATGATAGAGAAAAATTTATTGCAGCCATGGAAGAGCTGAAAGCAGCATACCCTCCCATAACAAAGCCTAGCAGATGGAATAGTGACGATGATGATTGTTACCTTGATATACGTGAAGTTTTTTTTGGGGTGGGCTCACAAACAAAAGAGAACTAA
- the purE gene encoding 5-(carboxyamino)imidazole ribonucleotide mutase encodes MSAKVAIFMGSISDKDTMQPCSDLLTKLGIPHVFTVSSAHRTPERTAKLVKELEENGCEIFICAAGLAAHLAGAVAAKTIRPVLGVPICGSALGGMDALLATVQMPPGFPVGTVALDKVGAKNSAWMAAQILALHDQDIAAKIIEARLGFVESVEKAAAELEGK; translated from the coding sequence ATGAGTGCAAAAGTAGCGATTTTTATGGGATCAATTTCGGATAAGGATACTATGCAGCCTTGTTCTGATTTGCTGACCAAACTAGGTATTCCTCACGTTTTCACAGTTTCTTCTGCTCATCGTACTCCCGAAAGGACTGCGAAGCTGGTCAAGGAACTGGAAGAAAATGGTTGTGAAATCTTTATTTGTGCGGCAGGGCTTGCAGCCCATCTTGCCGGAGCTGTAGCAGCTAAAACAATCAGACCTGTTCTCGGAGTACCCATTTGCGGGTCTGCTCTTGGTGGCATGGATGCATTGCTGGCAACAGTTCAGATGCCTCCGGGATTTCCTGTTGGAACAGTGGCTCTTGATAAAGTCGGGGCAAAAAACTCTGCATGGATGGCAGCACAGATTCTTGCTCTTCATGATCAGGATATTGCTGCAAAAATTATCGAGGCCCGCTTGGGATTCGTGGAATCTGTAGAAAAAGCAGCAGCAGAGCTTGAAGGTAAGTAA